ACAACGCGACCGGACGGATTCGAATACCGGCTCGAGCAACCGGATGCCGGTACTCCGAATGGTCTCCGATCATCGATCATCTCCCAACCGAACCGATCGGACGACTCCATCGGAATCCTCGAGACCAGGTCCGTCGCACTCGACACTCCGTTCAGGACGACCGAATCCGAACGCGACAGTTGGCGTCGTAGCGTCGAGACCGGCCACGAGACCGTCGTCGGTCTCCTCGAGCCACATGCACGAGCCGGCTCGTGGCGACCGGAACGGGGACGGTCGGTCGCACTCCCGACCAACTGAAGCGACAGCCAGGACGAGTGACTCGTCTCGGACGCAACGCGAGCAGGCGAGGGAGACGTGGAATCCCCCGTTCCGGGGGTCCGGACCGTCGGCTGAGCCGACGGCCGGTTCAGCCACGAACTCGATATCGACACCGTCGACGGGTGCGCCACCCTCGGAACCGTCGGTAAGCACGCTGAGAACGCAAGCCGAACGCGGTGACCAGTCGACTGTCGACAGTCATGTCCGGGAGACGACGGACGGAAAGACGCAAGCGCCCTCGACGATCACTGCTGTGTCGCCGTCTCGAGTCACTGCGGATCCTCGACGGACGGCTCGTTCGGAACCGATTATGGCCGGATCCGGAGCCGAATTCGGATCAATGTTCGACGGGCGTTCAGTGGATCTCCGGTACCGATCGCCCGCGGTGACCGATTCGACCGCTTCTCGCCTGCTGCCGCCGCGAGACGACAACTCGCCGGTCACTGCATTCGACCACAGTGGCACCTCCCATGCGTCGCTGGCGGAGACGAATCTGCGATCTCGTCCGTCGATCGCCGACGGTCACCGCACTCACACCGATCGATCGATTTCTGGACAGAACAGTGCTGAGTCCGCTTCGCGTGACCGCTCACGGGGCCAGCTCAGTACCGGGACGGCCACGGGATCGACGGAGTTCGATTCGCAGGCGGCGACCGATCCGATCTCGATTCACCGTCTCTCGAGGGGTCGGAGAAGCGATACCGCCCCGTCACTCGCTCCGTCACGTCCCCGATCGTCTCGAAGGGCCGTCGAACCGGACGCGAACCCGATAACCGAGTCGGACGCGAACCCGATAACCGAGTCGGACGCGAACCCGATAACCAAATCGGACGCGACTGTAGCAGCCGAGGCGACCGGGGTGGCGATGTCCCAGGGATCACGGACGGACCGACGTACGCCACTCTCAGTTCTGCGAACGACGGCGTCCCGTTCTTCGAGTCAGTCCCACACGGATCGTCAGTCAGTCCACACTGGGTTCGACGCCGCGAGTGCGTCAGATGGGGTCGTCTCCCCATCCGATCAACGGCCGGCGCGACCGCCGACCGTCGTCGTCCGTTCGAGGTCACCGACGGAGCGGGCCGACGCGTCACCGGCGCATCGAGGCCGAGATCACGGTGGTGCTGCCGACTCGAGGCGAGGTCGTGTCGCAGCCTCCATTGATGGGAGCGGTGACGATACCGGCGGTATCGAGTCGATCTCCACCTCGTCGATCCGTCCGTCGGTCACGGACGCGGCTGTCAGTGGGAACCGGCAGTTCGAGTCATCTTTCCAAACAGGTCGACGACTATCGACGGGGCGTTCCGCGACTGACAGGTCGCCGGACGGAACGGAGAACAGTCGCGGTCGGATTGATTCCCCGTCGCTTACGCTCCCCGATCAGGGTAATCAGACGGACGCGTCGGCGTCACCGGGACGATCTCGAGTAGCAAACGTCGACCAACGAAATAAACCAACAACTAATACTATTGAATCAACAGATGATGGTACGGGTGTGAACGGGATGCAAACGAGCGCAGTGTCAGAACGACCGTCGCTGACATACCGACGTTCGTCGGCGACGGACGTGCCGACCGTCGACCGGGGTGGACCGAACCAATCGAACGCAGAGTCACGGGACTCAACGACTGCATCGAGAGGGGCGTCTCGAGAATCGACCTCGAACCGTGCGATATCGACGCACGATTCCGGTCGTGAGCGACGCCGACCATCGGATCAAGGGGAGACAGACGGTAACCGGGCGCTATCCGGATTCGGTTCGGAGAGTAGCTCGGAACCGCCCCTGCGTGGGTCGCCAGTTGGTCACGACGACGTGGGATCGGGACCGAACGATCGGCAGCGATCGTCGATCGATCGACCCGAGCAGCCGTCGGAGCGGCGGTCGGAGCCGTCACGGGGTCGGCCCGGTTTGGGCCACCACAGCCGGAACCGTTTCGACAGCGTTGACCTGTCATCTGGCACGGACCCGCGGTTCGACGCTGACGTTGATCGCGCCGTTCAGGAACTCTACCGCAAACTCGAGCGGAAAATCAGAGTCGAGCGCGACCGGAGGGGTCTGTAGATGAGCGGCAGCGGCAAACTCGAGAAAGCCCAAATCATGATCCTGAACGGGAAACAGAAGGGGGAGACGATCGGCTGCAAGTTCAACCCGAACGCCTACACGCTCGAGAAGAGTGTCAATTATGGTGAACTGAAGGCGACCGGATCGGGGGCCTCGATCATGCAGTTCGTCGACGGGAACGCGGAGACGCTGTCGATGGAGCTGTTTTTCGATACGAGCGACGAACTGGATTCGAACGGGTCGCCCGACGCGGAGCGGGTCGACGTCCGCGAACGATACACGAAACACATTGATACGCTGCTGTCGGTTGACGGCGAGTTACACGCGCCGCCAGTCTGTCGGTTCGTCTGGGGTGATGGAATCGACTTCACCGCCCTGGTCCAGCGTGCGAACAAGCAGTTCACGAAGTTCCTACCCAGCGGCGTCCCTATCCGCGCCCGGGTGAACGTCGTGTTCATGGAGTACAAGACAGCCGATTACCACAAATCGGAGGTGTCGCCGGAGTCGACGGACAAGACGAAAGTCTGGACGGTCACCGATGGGGACACCCTCTGGCTGATCGCCGCCGAGGAGTACGGTGACTCGTCGCACTGGCGGACCATCGCTGATCACAACGACATTGAGGACCCCCGTGCGATTGAGGCGGGCGACAAACTCGAGTTGCCCCCGCTATAGCTATGAGTACCGGAACGAACATTCAGCCGCGCTACTCGCCGCGGTTCAAAGTCGATATCGGTGACACGAAGTTCCAGGAGCCGGGCGGCCGGATCGCCGATCTTGTCGTCGAGACGACCCTCGACGGCGCGGATCGGTTTTCGTTCACCCTGAACTTCCCGTTCGATGAGGAACTCGGCGAGTTCACCGGTCTGACTTGGGACGATTTCGCGGTCGGGACGGACGTCAAAATCGCGATGGGGTACGGCGGTGACGGGACGCTGACGCCGCTGTTGACCGGGTCGATTCGGTCGATAAACGCCGAGTTCACGACTGATCGGGGGCCATCGGTCACGATTTCGGGCTACGGCCTGCTCTGGGAACTCATGCAGGGAACCCGATCGGACTCGTGGGCGGAGAAGACGGTCGGGACGGCCGTTGAGGATGTGCTGTCGTCGTACCCGTTTTCGACGGTCGACGTCTCGGACGCATCGATCAAACGCGAAAAGCTGATTCAGGACGGGCAGAGTGACTACCGGTTCCTCCAGCAGTTGGCTGAGACCTACGGGTTCGAGTTCTATGCCGAGCGAGACACCGTCCGCTTTCGCCCGCGCTCTGCGAAAGGAGACGGCGACGGCCCGGTCGCCGAACTGTGGTATGGCGAGGCGCTCCACGATTTCTACGCGGAGATCACACAACGGAAACAAGTTGACGAGGTCGAAGTCCGGAGTTGGGACGAACAGAACAAATCCGAAATCGTCGCCACCGCCGGCAGTACGAACGCGAAATACAAGGAGGTTTTCAGAGTACAAGCCATGTCACGGGACGAAGCGAAACGGGTCGCCGAAACGAAGTTGAACCGATTCTCCGACGGCGTCATCTCCGGCCACGGTGAAGCCGATGGGACCCCAGAAATCAGGGCCGGCAGCGTCATCCGACTCGAGGAACTGGGGAGCCGATTCTCCGCGGATTACTACGTCACCGAAGCGACCCACCGGATGGGAAGTGCCGGCTATCGGACTTCCTTCGAGGTAACGGAGGTGTCTACGTGAGGCCCTCCGGGTTCATCGACGACGGCGGCACGGACGATGGCGGTATCCGCGGTGTCGCCGTCGGTATCGTGACGGACAACGAGGATCCGAAGGATCTCGGTCGGGTAAAGCTCCGGTTCCCGTGGCGCGATGCCGACGACGAGAGTCACTGGGCGCGGATCGCGACCGAGATGGCGGGCAGCGAGTACGGGACGTACTTCCTGCCGGAGATCGATGACGAGGTGCTGGTCGCGTTCGAGAATGGTGACATTCACAAGCCATTCGTCATTGGGTCGCTGTGGAACGGCGAACAGAAACCACCCCAGACGAACGGCGATGGGAACAACGACGTTCGCGAGGTACGATCCCGGAGCGATCACGTGATCGCGTTCGACGACGCCGACGATGGCAGTATTACGATTCAGACGACTGGTGGCAACGAGATCGTGATCGATGACTCGGGAAGTTCGGAGACGATCAAGCTCCGCGACGAGTCGAACGATAACAGTATTACGCTCGATTCCGCCAGCGGCGCGGTCGCGATCGACGCAGCGTCCGAAATCAAACTCTCGGCGTCAACGATCTCTCTCGACGGAAACTCGGTGGAGATCACGGGCAAGAGTGGAGTCAAAATAAAGGGGAACGGCCCGATCAACGTCGATAGCAAGGCGAAGCTCGCGCTCTCCGGATCGGTGGTCGATGTTAATGGGACCGGGATGGTAAAAGTTAAAGGGAAGCTAATTACCTTGAATTAAGAGAGAGACAGATGCAACCAGCAGCAAGACTCGGCGACCAGACGGCACACGGAACGCCGCTTACCGGGACCGGCAGTCCGAACGTCCTGATCGGGAAGCGACCCGCGTGGCGAGCGCTGGCGGATGTCCATACGTGTCCGCTCGTCACCGGGACCGTTCCACACGTCGGCGGCACCGTGACCAAGGGGAGTACGAGCGTCTTAATCAACAAAATGCCCGCTGCGAGAATGGGCGATACTATCGTCGAGAGCGGCCCGCCGAACACGATCGCGAGCGGGTGTTCGACGGTCATGATCGGCTGAACCATGTCCGACGAGTTCCTCGGAACCGGCTGGGCGTTTCCGGTAGAAACCGATACTCGTGGATCGGTCCGAACGTCCGAGGCCAAGGACGATATTCGGGAGTCGATCCGGATCATCCTCGGAACCGCCAAGGGAGAACGGGTGATGCGACCCGAATTCGGCTGTGAGATCCACGATCATGTGTTTTCGGCCGCCACGCCGGCGACCCTGAACCTCATTGAGAGCAGCGTTCGCGAGGCGCTCGTCCAGTGGGAACCTCGGATCGATATCGAGGATGTCGATGCGCGAACGGACGACGAAGCGCCGAACAAAGTCATCATCGAGATCGAGTACCGGGTTCGAACGACGAATAGCCTCTCGAACATGGTGTATCCATTCTACATCACGGAGGGTGACGGATGAGTCAGCGGCCGACCGTCGACGACAGGGATCGAGAGAGGCTGTATGACGAGTTACGGACTTTCGCGGATCAGTACACCGAGTCGTGGGACCCGTCGACGGACGACAACGCCACCGTCCTGTTGCGAATCTTTTCCCAGCTCGGTGCCGACGTCATCCGGCGGCTGAACGACGTCCCCGCGAAACACCGGATCGCGTTCCTTGACGCACTCGGATTCGACAGACGACCGCCACAGGCCGCACGGCTCCCGTTGACGTTTCAGGTGTCGGCCGATATCGATCGCAACGTCGCGATTCCCGGCGGAACACAGGCCGTCGCGGAACCGAGCGACGGATCCGATCAGATATTTGAAATTCCACAGGACAATGGGTTCGAAGCGACCGGCGCGTCGCTGATGGACGTCATTACCGTCGATCCCGTAGCCGATCGGATCGTCGACCACGGTACCGTTCGTGCCGTCGATGAGTCAGTCGAACTGTTCACCGGCGAGAACGTCCAGGAGCACGTCCTCTATCTGGCCCACGGTAACTTGCTGACTCTCGAGGCGGGATCGCCAATCACGATAACGGCCGAAACGGCCACTGACAACACTGTCCTCGAAACTGACGCCATCTGGGAGTACTATGGCAAGGAAGACGGGACGGAGGGATGGCACCGACTCGAGGAGTGGGCCGACGACGAGTCGGCCGACGACGACATCGGACTCGACCTTCTTCAGGAACGTCTCCAGTCTCCCGCTTCGCGACCCGGCGATGGCGATCGGCTCGAGTTGCGATTTCGACTGCCCGGAACGCCGGTTGAACACGCGGTTGACGGCGTCGAGAGTCGATGGCTCCGGTGTCGGATCGACGGCGACAAACCCGATCCCGAGTCGTTCTCACTGCGTCTGAGTTCGATCTCGGCCAGCGTCAGCCGCGATCCGAGCGAGGACGGTCTCTCCCCTGACTCGCTGCTTTCGAACGACGTCCCGCTCTCGACGGAGGGCGAGGGGGACGTTCGGCCGCTCGGTCGGCTGCCGCAACCGCCGGCGACGTTCTATATCGCCTCCGAAGAGGCCTTTACCAAGCGAGGTGGGATCGTCGAGGTGCGGTTCGATCCGCCGACCGAACCCGACATGGACGCGGATGCGGACGAAATCGACGCCGCGACCGACGCCGATACGCTCGAGGAAGTCGACGTCGACGCCGGCGACGATGGCGCGGACACGTCGACAGCCGATGGTGTCGGCGTGCTCGGCGGGCCACCGGAGCTCTCCTGGGAGTACTGGACGGGCAGTGGCTGGAATCGACTGACCGTCCTCGAGGACGAGACGAACACACTGCGGCGGGCTGGCCACGTCCGCTTTACCGTTCCCGAGGACATCGAACTGACGGCGGTGTCCGGCCACGAAAACGTCTGGGTCCGGGCCCGGTTAGTCAGTGGGAACTACGGGCAGCCGTCGTTCGGCGTCACCGACGCCGGCACGCGGGGTTCGATCGTCAATTCGCCCGACCCGCCGCGCTTTGGCGACGTATCGATCCACTACGACCGCGGGATGCAACCGTTCGAGACGATTCGGACGCGGAACAACGCCGCTATCAGCGGCGACCTCACGGAGCGGGAATCGCCCATTTCGCCGTTCGACGAGCTCCCCGAGGACACGCAGGCGCTGTATCTCGGATTTGACGGGACGCTCCGAAACGGTCCGCTCACGTTCTTCGTCCCGATCAAGGACGTCACCTATCCGCGGCCGTTCGATCCCGGAATGCGCTGGGAGTACTGTACGGATCCCGACACCGACGAGTGGTCGAAGCTCACCGTTCAGGATCGGACCGGCGGATTGACTGAGCGTGGCATCGTCAAGTTGACCTTTCCCGAGTCGACGACCGCGTTCGACCGCTTCGGTCGGCGACGTCATTGGATCCGAGTTCGGGTTACACAGGACGAGTTTGACCGGCAATCGGACATGGACTCGCGGTCGGCGCGGTCGACCACCGAGATCGATCAGTCTCGAGACCGAACGACGGCACCGCCGACTCTCGACGGACTGTACCCGAACACGCAGTGGGCCTACAACACCCGGACGATCGAGGACGAAGTCCTCGGCTCGAGCGACGGGTCGCACGAGCAATCGTTCGCGTGTGCCCACGCGCCGGTCATCGACGTCGGCGTGTGGATCGATGAATCCGAGACGTTGTCTACCAGCGAACGGCGCGACCTGATCGCGGAGCGGCCCGACGACGTTCGGCGCGTCACCGACGCGAGCGGCGACGTGACGGAGTGTTGGATCCGGTGGCGACAGGTCTCGGACTTCTTGGAGTCGGCGTCGACGGACCGCCACTACGTCGTCGACAGGATCGACGGGACCGTCAGCTTCGGTGACGGAAACCGGGGTCGGATCCCCCCGGCTGGACAGGGGAATATCACGGTCACGTACACGACCGGCGGTGGGCGCGACGGAAACGTCGCAGCCAACACGATTACCGACCTGCAGAGTTCGATATCGCTGGCCGATGACGTCTCGAATCCGAAGCCTGCTGACGGCGGCGCTGACGCCGAATCCATGGACGCACTCGTCGAACGTACGACGAACCAGCTCAAACATCGCGGTCGTGCGGTCACGCCGACCGACTACGAGCGAGTGGCAAACGCGGCGTTTCGCGAACTGTCGAAAGTCAAGTGTAACCCGAACGGGACTGACGACGCCGGTGGCGTTACTCTCCTGATCGTTCCCCATGCACGGCGGGAGAAACCGGTCCCGTCGATGGAGCTCAAGCAACGCGTTCGTGAGACGGTACGCGAACGTGCACCCGCCTCGCTCGTCGAGTCCGAGACGTCCCGGATCGTCGTCCGCGGGCCGAGTTACGCCGAGGTGTCGGTCTCGGTCACGGTCTACACGGCCGACAGTACGGGCGTCTCGCTGCTCAAAGGTACCGTCGAACGACGACTCGACGAGTTCCTGCATCCCCTCAACGGGAACGGGGATGAGGGGTGGTCCTTTGGTGAGGCACCCTCAGTGGACGCGCTGGCCGAAATCGTCGACGGAGCGGACCACGTCGCCGACGTGATCGAATTGGGCGCAACGATCGACGTTGGGGGTGAGCAGCTGTCCCTGTCCGGGCGCGAGACGGCGCCACCCCTTCCGTCGGACGTGCTCGTCTGCAGCGGCGGTCACGACGTGACCGTCACGATGGGGGCGGATCGCTCGTGATCGATGTGACCCGGCCCAGATGTCGCACCCGTCGAACGGACGGAGGTGATCGACGTGGGAATTGACGTTCCGGAGCTCGACGACAGAACCTACGAGGAGATCATGTCCGAAGCGACGAAACTCATTCCCGCCTATGCCGACGAGTGGACCGACGCTAACCCACACGATCCTGGCATCACGATTCTCGAGGTGTTGGCCTGGCTAACGGAAACGTACGTCTATCAACTCGACAGGGTCACCGACGATCATCGCGAGAAGTATCTCGCCCTGATGGGCGAGCGCCGACGGCCGCCGACGCCGGCGTCGACACGCCTGCGGCTGTCCCTGCCGGCCGACGCCGCGTGGGCGCGCGTCCCTGCCGGGACGCAGTTCTCGGTCACCGATACTGATGACGCTGATACGAGCTACCGGTTCGAGACCGACCACGCGGTCACGCTGACCGCGGCGACCCTCGAGCGCGTGCTCACGGTGACCAACAGCGGCCGAACCGACAATACACATGCGAACCGAACCGATGGAATGTTCTATCGCGCGTTCGGCGACGACGCTGCCGCCGGGGACGCGTTCTACCTGGGGTTCGACGCCGACCCGTTTGCCCACGCTCGGACGCTGACCCTGACCGTCAGCTATCACGATGACAACCTCCCGGAGCCGGCGACCCACGGGTCGCTCGCACCGTCGTTCGACCCCTCCGTCGAACCCGTCTGGGAGTACCGTCACGGGGACGATACCGCGTGGCGGCGGCTCGCAGTCGAGGGCGACAGAACGAACGCGTTCTATCGGGACGGGTCGATCACGCTGGCTCTGCCCGACGACCGACCGACGGCTGCGAGCAGCGTGGACGCCCCCGACTCACCGGCTTCCGTCCAGTCCTCGGAGCGAACGTGGCTCCGGTGTCGCCTCGAGACAGCCGGCCACGAAATCCCGCCGCAGTTCGACGCCATCGAGCCGAACGTCGTGTCGGTCAGCCACCGGGTATCGGTGAGCGACGAGAAACTCACGCAGGTCGGCCGCCTCGAGGAGGCACCGGCGCTCGACAGCCAGACGTACGCCTTCGAGCGGTCGCCGGTGCTCTCTGTGACGGTGTTCGTCGACGGACAACGGTGGCAATCGGTCCCCGATTTCGACGCCTCCGGGCCCGACGATAGACACGTCGTCCTCGACCGGGAGGCGGGAACCGTCACCTTTGGCGATAATACGAGGGGTCGTGTTCCACCTGCCGATGGCACCGTCATCGCCGACTACGTCACCGGCGGCGGCGAGGCGGGGAACGTTCCGGCCGCGACGGTCTGGCACCTCGCCGATCCCGACGTCTCGATCGAGGGCCCGGTCGACGGTACCGACATTGAGGCAGAATCGACGGCCGCCGCGACCGGCGGCACTGCTGGCGAGACGATTGACGACGCGCTCGACCGCGTGCGACGCGACCGTCGGATCTCCTATCGGGCCATCACTGCCGACGACTACCAGTACGTCGCCGCGCACACGCCCGGGCTCAGG
This genomic stretch from Natrinema sp. SYSU A 869 harbors:
- a CDS encoding contractile injection system protein, VgrG/Pvc8 family: MSTGTNIQPRYSPRFKVDIGDTKFQEPGGRIADLVVETTLDGADRFSFTLNFPFDEELGEFTGLTWDDFAVGTDVKIAMGYGGDGTLTPLLTGSIRSINAEFTTDRGPSVTISGYGLLWELMQGTRSDSWAEKTVGTAVEDVLSSYPFSTVDVSDASIKREKLIQDGQSDYRFLQQLAETYGFEFYAERDTVRFRPRSAKGDGDGPVAELWYGEALHDFYAEITQRKQVDEVEVRSWDEQNKSEIVATAGSTNAKYKEVFRVQAMSRDEAKRVAETKLNRFSDGVISGHGEADGTPEIRAGSVIRLEELGSRFSADYYVTEATHRMGSAGYRTSFEVTEVST
- a CDS encoding putative baseplate assembly protein yields the protein MIDVGIDVPELDDRTYEEIMSEATKLIPAYADEWTDANPHDPGITILEVLAWLTETYVYQLDRVTDDHREKYLALMGERRRPPTPASTRLRLSLPADAAWARVPAGTQFSVTDTDDADTSYRFETDHAVTLTAATLERVLTVTNSGRTDNTHANRTDGMFYRAFGDDAAAGDAFYLGFDADPFAHARTLTLTVSYHDDNLPEPATHGSLAPSFDPSVEPVWEYRHGDDTAWRRLAVEGDRTNAFYRDGSITLALPDDRPTAASSVDAPDSPASVQSSERTWLRCRLETAGHEIPPQFDAIEPNVVSVSHRVSVSDEKLTQVGRLEEAPALDSQTYAFERSPVLSVTVFVDGQRWQSVPDFDASGPDDRHVVLDREAGTVTFGDNTRGRVPPADGTVIADYVTGGGEAGNVPAATVWHLADPDVSIEGPVDGTDIEAESTAAATGGTAGETIDDALDRVRRDRRISYRAITADDYQYVAAHTPGLRIARTNVLVEDGEITVVVVPFAPPDVGTPEPSEGFLRAVRQHVGERKLLSDQVRVMGAQYVGLEISVTGRARARYAGGGHDVAVRTAIEEYVHPLTGDGGDGWPFGTVLHRSDLVDRIAELDVIDRVSEVTIVAHGGATTDDGTVRIDDTSLFAVEDVTTDLSIRTDSTDGGA
- a CDS encoding GPW/gp25 family protein is translated as MSDEFLGTGWAFPVETDTRGSVRTSEAKDDIRESIRIILGTAKGERVMRPEFGCEIHDHVFSAATPATLNLIESSVREALVQWEPRIDIEDVDARTDDEAPNKVIIEIEYRVRTTNSLSNMVYPFYITEGDG
- a CDS encoding putative baseplate assembly protein, whose product is MSQRPTVDDRDRERLYDELRTFADQYTESWDPSTDDNATVLLRIFSQLGADVIRRLNDVPAKHRIAFLDALGFDRRPPQAARLPLTFQVSADIDRNVAIPGGTQAVAEPSDGSDQIFEIPQDNGFEATGASLMDVITVDPVADRIVDHGTVRAVDESVELFTGENVQEHVLYLAHGNLLTLEAGSPITITAETATDNTVLETDAIWEYYGKEDGTEGWHRLEEWADDESADDDIGLDLLQERLQSPASRPGDGDRLELRFRLPGTPVEHAVDGVESRWLRCRIDGDKPDPESFSLRLSSISASVSRDPSEDGLSPDSLLSNDVPLSTEGEGDVRPLGRLPQPPATFYIASEEAFTKRGGIVEVRFDPPTEPDMDADADEIDAATDADTLEEVDVDAGDDGADTSTADGVGVLGGPPELSWEYWTGSGWNRLTVLEDETNTLRRAGHVRFTVPEDIELTAVSGHENVWVRARLVSGNYGQPSFGVTDAGTRGSIVNSPDPPRFGDVSIHYDRGMQPFETIRTRNNAAISGDLTERESPISPFDELPEDTQALYLGFDGTLRNGPLTFFVPIKDVTYPRPFDPGMRWEYCTDPDTDEWSKLTVQDRTGGLTERGIVKLTFPESTTAFDRFGRRRHWIRVRVTQDEFDRQSDMDSRSARSTTEIDQSRDRTTAPPTLDGLYPNTQWAYNTRTIEDEVLGSSDGSHEQSFACAHAPVIDVGVWIDESETLSTSERRDLIAERPDDVRRVTDASGDVTECWIRWRQVSDFLESASTDRHYVVDRIDGTVSFGDGNRGRIPPAGQGNITVTYTTGGGRDGNVAANTITDLQSSISLADDVSNPKPADGGADAESMDALVERTTNQLKHRGRAVTPTDYERVANAAFRELSKVKCNPNGTDDAGGVTLLIVPHARREKPVPSMELKQRVRETVRERAPASLVESETSRIVVRGPSYAEVSVSVTVYTADSTGVSLLKGTVERRLDEFLHPLNGNGDEGWSFGEAPSVDALAEIVDGADHVADVIELGATIDVGGEQLSLSGRETAPPLPSDVLVCSGGHDVTVTMGADRS
- a CDS encoding phage baseplate assembly protein V — its product is MRPSGFIDDGGTDDGGIRGVAVGIVTDNEDPKDLGRVKLRFPWRDADDESHWARIATEMAGSEYGTYFLPEIDDEVLVAFENGDIHKPFVIGSLWNGEQKPPQTNGDGNNDVREVRSRSDHVIAFDDADDGSITIQTTGGNEIVIDDSGSSETIKLRDESNDNSITLDSASGAVAIDAASEIKLSASTISLDGNSVEITGKSGVKIKGNGPINVDSKAKLALSGSVVDVNGTGMVKVKGKLITLN
- a CDS encoding LysM peptidoglycan-binding domain-containing protein, whose amino-acid sequence is MSGSGKLEKAQIMILNGKQKGETIGCKFNPNAYTLEKSVNYGELKATGSGASIMQFVDGNAETLSMELFFDTSDELDSNGSPDAERVDVRERYTKHIDTLLSVDGELHAPPVCRFVWGDGIDFTALVQRANKQFTKFLPSGVPIRARVNVVFMEYKTADYHKSEVSPESTDKTKVWTVTDGDTLWLIAAEEYGDSSHWRTIADHNDIEDPRAIEAGDKLELPPL
- a CDS encoding PAAR domain-containing protein, whose product is MQPAARLGDQTAHGTPLTGTGSPNVLIGKRPAWRALADVHTCPLVTGTVPHVGGTVTKGSTSVLINKMPAARMGDTIVESGPPNTIASGCSTVMIG